One part of the Malus sylvestris chromosome 2, drMalSylv7.2, whole genome shotgun sequence genome encodes these proteins:
- the LOC126597263 gene encoding probable caffeoyl-CoA O-methyltransferase At4g26220 isoform X2, with protein sequence MEKTRKQAITPGNPTVLQSQKLQEYILKTSVYPREPNALKELRIAASNHPMAFMSTSPDSGQFMALLLKLVNPKKAIEIGVFTGYSLLLTALTIPDDGKITAIDIDRKAYEMGLPSIKKAGVENKIDFIESPAMPILDKLLEDTEKEGSFDFAFVDADKNNYWNYHERLMKLIKVGGMVMYDNTLWGGTVAWPEEDVPEAKREWRRCAIEFNELVSADARVEISQVPLGDGITICRRVC encoded by the exons ATGGAGAAAACCCGAAAGCAGGCGATTACGCCCGGTAATCCGACTGTATTGCAGAGCCAGAAGTTACAAGAG TATATATTGAAAACTAGTGTGTACCCAAGAGAACCAAATGCTCTCAAGGAACTGAGGATTGCTGCTTCAAACCACCCCAT GGCTTTCATGAGCACTTCACCGGATTCCGGTCAGTTCATGGCCCTTCTCTTGAAGCTGGTGAATCCAAAGAAGGCAATTGAAATCGGAGTTTTTACCGGCTACTCTCTTCTCCTCACGGCTCTCACAATTCCTGATGATGGCAAG ATTACGGCCATAGACATCGACCGAAAAGCATACGAAATGGGGTTGCCAAGTATCAAAAAAGCTGGCGTCGAAAACAAAATCGACTTTATTGAGTCCCCAGCTATGCCAATTCTTGATAAACTCTTAGAAGAC ACAGAGAAGGAAGGGAGTTTCGACTTTGCTTTCGTTGACGCAGACAAGAACAACTACTGGAACTACCACGAAAGGCTAATGAAACTGATTAAGGTTGGCGGGATGGTAATGTATGATAACACACTCTGGGGAGGAACAGTTGCTTGGCCGGAAGAGGATGTTCCGGAGGCCAAAAGGGAGTGGCGGCGGTGTGCAATTGAGTTTAATGAATTGGTTTCCGCTGACGCTCGCGTCGAAATTTCCCAGGTTCCATTGGGCGACGGGATCACAATCTGCAGGCGCGTTTGCTGA
- the LOC126597395 gene encoding uncharacterized protein LOC126597395, producing the protein MASKLRQLQSKASQATQLVSKYGSTYYKQLLEENKQYIQHPPTVEKCNELSKQLLYTRLASIPGRTESFWKEVDYVKHLWKNRKEVKVEDAGIAALFGLECFAWFCAGEIVGRGFTFTGYYV; encoded by the exons ATGGCATCGAAGTTGCGTCAGTTGCAATCTAAGGCTAGTCAAGCAACACAATTGGTGTCCAAGTATGGAAGTACCTACTACAAGCAGTTGTTAGAGGAGAATAAGCAGTACATTCAACACCCACCAACCGTGGAGAAGTGCAACGAGTTGTCCAAGCAATTGCTTTACACTCGACTTGCTAG TATTCCTGGTCGTACTGAGTCATTCTGGAAGGAAGTTGATTACGTCAAGCATTTGTGGAAGAACAGAAAGGAGGTGAAGGTTGAAGATGCTGGAATTGCTGCTTTGTTTGGGCTGGAGTGCTTTGCATGGTTTTGTGCAGGTGAGATCGTTGGAAGGGGATTTACTTTCACCGGCTACTATGTCTGA
- the LOC126597168 gene encoding uncharacterized protein LOC126597168 isoform X2, whose product MLHKSFKPAKCKTSLKLAVSRIKLLKNKKDAQVKQIRRELAQLLETGQDRTARIRVEHVVREEKTKAAFELIEIYCELIAARLPMIESQKNCPIDLKEAITSVVFASPRCADIPELIDVRKHFTAKYGKEFISNAVELRPDCGVSRMLVEKLSTKSPDGPAKMKILAAIAEEHNVKWDPEALEEKESKPPEDLLNGSNTFGRIPAEPYLGPPPPNHDVKAPSNAQVPPQNYGNYGPPSNFNEQNARSSPRFQDSASSNVSSNKATTSGSFHSEVRSSGNQNDRMEYRHLSPEDGSSSSPGRQSWNMHFKDAASAAQAAAESAEMASMAARAAAELSRKHSSESRDKFSQSASLASSRTSTNAPSASSHQMQDRYPHQMADRDSQNKSSETEKRDFTDEVRMKRQSSNTNVQASEMQSGVQPDNISHFDNVRSEEKPSRPSSQSNSMGEVSTKRQSSNTDVMYGSEMQTGNTPANMSYFGGMRSEEKSSRPSSQSNSSFGSEDQEDVLRGNLEDMRTGEQSMRSSSHSHSRNFSNDHENVSNGSVEESFVNDVNIFQSTKETKSYGKAALVFDDSGSDDDKSKFEVEDNKGQESSLFFPSPDRNSFSPSADLDPWSSRQQTDEVRFKSSSQLSSSSVKYLPPVFSENLAGSMDSPQPTDLLPVAFDASDGPSSDSEEELDKLAQSTVSKISPMQSQSASHRSLGSSSSEEIYVGSNRKPGLLPSFRNLESAEVPPEGSQRVENRTVQEENYDFDELPTGQPSVTLRKSGLDSNARDDVQASNLRQTMKDSEISEGFSCVEDTDNELSLGMLTGGLRNKGLRHPPYTKKLSGNSSSVKQDTGDTKVEQPSFFPSVRTSVVSEREQGSKRLIKERSTRTPVSYVASDDDSSEDELSHRTVRSSQDSIKLIQERSARTPVSYVASDDDSSEDEVSHRAVRNNQDSFNKKLGPEVKANSKSTFSFFDSEDSEPEEDLLTKISTSNARPSARLSRRTQPSSNSVRSSSSKTTVVSDVSGTSDYGKPSSKSSYATEIQLKPSSQTKSSDQEWNRPAEQAAPGPVRESKRVSPVETSNSNRNSSLRSFNSNETLPKPLSQTKSSERPRSQEWHKPVEQVVPKPMPESKRSSLVETSKSHGNPSSRSSYATESLPKPLSQTRSSEHPGSQEWHRPAEQAAPKPIRESKRSSPEDVKTSKSFGNSSSRTSYATETLPNPSSQTKSLERPGRQERQTPVEQAAPKPVLESRRSSSHVETSKPFAREQSSEISQKIETSKSSGSTESSSKEKASHVHPKLPDSDDIIAKFMALRKNRQ is encoded by the exons ATGCTTCACAAGAGCTTCAAGCCTGCCAAGTG CAAAACGTCATTGAAGCTTGCGGTTTCGCGGATAAAGCTATTGAAGAACAAGAAGGATGCACAGGTGAAGCAGATAAGGAGGGAATTGGCCCAGTTGCTTGAGACTGGCCAGGACCGGACTGCGAGAATTCGG GTTGAACATGTGGTCAGAGAAGAGAAGACAAAGGCAGCATTCGAACTTATCGAGATATATTGCGAGCTTATTGCCGCACGCTTGCCTATGATTGAGTCACAAAA AAACTGCCCCATTGATCTGAAGGAAGCAATTACAAGTGTAGTATTTGCATCTCCAAGATGCGCAGACATACCAGAACTCATCGATGTTCGCAAGCATTTCACAGCTAAATATGGAAAGGAGTTTATCTCTAACGCTGTTGAATTGCGCCCAGATTGTGGCGTAAGTCGCATG TTAGTGGAGAAGTTATCTACCAAATCACCCGATGGCCCTGCCAAGATGAAAATCTTGGCTGCAATAGCAGAGGAACATAACGTCAAATGGGATCCTGAAGCACTTGAGGAGAAAGAGTCCAAGCCTCCAGAGGACCTGCTG AATGGGTCAAATACTTTTGGTAGAATTCCTGCGGAACCTTATCTTGGCCCACCTCCTCCTAATCATGATGTCAAGGCACCTTCTAATGCTCAGGTTCCACCTCAAAATTATGGGAATTATGGTCCACCCTCGAACTTTAACGAGCAGAATGCAAGATCTTCACCTCGCTTTCAGGATTCTGCTTCTTCAAATGTTTCTTCCAACAAAGCAACCACATCTGGCTCATTTCATTCAGAAGTGAGATCTTCAG GAAATCAAAATGATAGGATGGAATATAGGCATTTGTCTCCTGAGGATGGAAGTTCTTCTTCACCAGGTAGGCAGAGCTGGAACATGCATTTTAAGGATGCTGCTTCTGCAGCACAGGCAGCTGCTGAATCAGCAGAAATGGCAAGCATGGCTGCCAGAGCAGCTGCTGAACTTTCAAGAAAACATTCTTCAGAGTCACGGGATAAGTTTAGCCAGTCAGCTTCCTTAGCTTCTAGTCGAACTTCCACAAATGCTCCTTCTGCGAGTAGTCACCAAATGCAAGATCGATATCCTCACCAAATGGCAGACCGAGATTCTCAAAATAAGTCATCTGAGACCGAGAAGCGTGATTTCACAGATGAAGTGCGTATGAAGAGACAGTCTAGCAACACTAATGTGCAAGCAAGTGAGATGCAAAGTGGAGTGCAACCAGATAATATTTCGCATTTTGACAATGTGAGATCTGAAGAGAAACCTAGTAGGCCGTCCTCCCAATCTAATTCTATGGGAGAAGTGAGTACGAAGAGACAGTCAAGCAACACTGATGTGATGTATGGGAGTGAGATGCAAACTGGGAACACACCTGCTAACATGTCTTATTTTGGCGGTATGAGATCTGAAGAAAAATCTAGTAGGCCTTCCTCCCAATCTAATTCAAGCTTTGGTAGTGAAGATCAGGAAGATGTTTTAAGAGGGAACTTGGAAGATATGAGGACTGGAGAACAATCTATGAGGTCCTCCTCTCATTCTCATTCAAGAAATTTTAGTAATGACCATGAAAATGTTTCAAATGGCTCTGTTGAGGAGTCTTTTGTTAACGATGTTAACATCTTCCAAAGCACAAAGGAAACAAAATCTTATGGAAAGGCTGCTTTGGTTTTTGATGACTCTGGTTCGGACGATGATAAAAGTAAATTTGAGGTGGAGGACAACAAGGGGCAAGAATCTAGTTTGTTTTTTCCTTCCCCTGATAGAAACTCATTCTCTCCTTCAGCAGATTTAGATCCTTGGAGCTCTAGACAACAGACGGATGAAGTACGATTTAAGTCCAGTTCACAATTAAGTTCTTCATCAGTGAAGTACTTGCCTCCTGTTTTTTCAGAAAATTTGGCGGGTTCCATGGACTCTCCACAACCAACTGATTTGTTGCCTGTTGCTTTCGATGCTTCAGATGGCCCAAGTTCAGACAGTGAAGAGGAGTTAGACAAGCTTGCCCAGAGCACAGTTTCTAAAATTTCTCCTATGCAGAGCCAAAGTGCAAGTCATAGGTCATTAGGATCTTCATCCTCGGAGGAGATATATGTGGGTTCTAACAGAAAGCCAGGGTTACTGCCTTCTTTTCGTAATTTGGAATCTGCTGAAGTACCTCCTGAGGGAAGCCAAAGAGTCGAAAATAGAACCGTCCAGGAGGAAAACTATGATTTTGATGAATTGCCGACTGGTCAGCCATCTGTAACGCTAAGGAAATCTGGATTAGATTCAAATGCCAGGGACGATGTTCAAGCATCAAATTTGCGTCAAACTATGAAAGATAGTGAGATTTCAGAGGGATTTAGTTGTGTAGAAGACACTGACAATGAGCTGAGCTTAGGGATGTTGACAGGTGGGCTGCGAAATAAGGGTTTAAGGCATCCACCGTATACAAAGAAACTATCAGGAAACTCTTCGTCTGTCAAACAAGATACTGGAGATACCAAGGTTGAGCAACCTTCCTTCTTTCCGTCAGTCAGGACTTCTGTTGTCTCCGAAAGGGAGCAAGGGAGCAAAAGACTGATCAAGGAACGGAGCACACGAACCCCCGTCTCATATGTGGCTTCTGATGATGATTCTTCAGAGGATGAATTGTCACATAGAACTGTTAGAAGTAGCCAAGACTCGATAAAACTGATTCAGGAACGGAGTGCAAGAACCCCCGTCTCATATGTGGCTTCTGATGATGATTCGTCAGAGGATGAAGTGTCACATAGAGCTGTTAGAAATAACCAAGACTCGTTCAATAAAAAATTGGGACCTGAAGTAAAGGCAAACTCCAAATCAACGTTTTCATTCTTTGATTCAGAGGATAGTGAGCCGGAGGAAGATCTTCTCACAAAGATTTCCACTAGCAATGCTCGTCCAAGTGCTAGACTGTCTAGAAGAACACAGCCATCTTCAAATTCTGTTAGAAGTTCTAGCTCAAAGACAACAGTTGTGTCTGACGTGTCAGGGACTTCAGACTATGGAAAACCCTCTTCAAAGAGTTCCTATGCCACTGAAATTCAACTAAAGCCCTCGTCCCAGACCAAGAGCTCAGATCAGGAGTGGAATAGACCAGCAGAACAAGCGGCTCCTGGACCAGTACGAGAATCCAAGAGGGTTTCGCCtgtagagacttcaaattcaaacaGAAACTCCTCTTTGAGGAGTTTTAATTCCAATGAAACTTTACCAAAGCCGTTGTCCCAGACCAAGAGCTCAGAACGCCCAAGAAGTCAAGAGTGGCATAAACCAGTAGAACAAGTTGTTCCTAAACCAATGCCAGAGTCCAAGAGATCCTCACTTGTGGAGACTTCAAAGTCACATGGAAACCCCTCGTCAAGGAGTTCATATGCCACTGAAAGTCTACCAAAGCCCTTGTCCCAGACCAGAAGCTCAGAGCACCCAGGAAGTCAGGAGTGGCATAGACCGGCAGAACAAGCAGCTCCTAAACCAATTCGAGAATCCAAGAGGTCTTCACCGGAAGATGTAAAGACTTCTAAGTCATTTGGAAACTCCTCTTCAAGGACTTCATATGCCACCGAGACTCTACCAAATCCCTCGTCCCAGACCAAGAGTTTGGAGCGCCCAGGAAGACAGGAGCGGCAAACACCAGTAGAACAAGCAGCGCCTAAACCAGTTCTGGAATCCAGGAGGTCCTCCTCGCATGTAGAGACTTCAAAGCCATTTGCAAGGGAGCAATCATCCGAAATTTCTCAAAAGATTGAAACATCTAAGTCCTCAGGTTCTACTGAGAGTTCATCAAAGGAGAAAGCTTCTCATGTCCACCCAAAGCTTCCAGACTCTGATGATATAATCGCCAAGTTTATGGCTCTTCGGAAGAATCGACAGTAA
- the LOC126597263 gene encoding probable caffeoyl-CoA O-methyltransferase At4g26220 isoform X1, whose product MEKTRKQAITPGNPTVLQSQKLQEYILKTSVYPREPNALKELRIAASNHPMAFMSTSPDSGQFMALLLKLVNPKKAIEIGVFTGYSLLLTALTIPDDGKITAIDIDRKAYEMGLPSIKKAGVENKIDFIESPAMPILDKLLEDFLVLENWYCFMHVFLQTEKEGSFDFAFVDADKNNYWNYHERLMKLIKVGGMVMYDNTLWGGTVAWPEEDVPEAKREWRRCAIEFNELVSADARVEISQVPLGDGITICRRVC is encoded by the exons ATGGAGAAAACCCGAAAGCAGGCGATTACGCCCGGTAATCCGACTGTATTGCAGAGCCAGAAGTTACAAGAG TATATATTGAAAACTAGTGTGTACCCAAGAGAACCAAATGCTCTCAAGGAACTGAGGATTGCTGCTTCAAACCACCCCAT GGCTTTCATGAGCACTTCACCGGATTCCGGTCAGTTCATGGCCCTTCTCTTGAAGCTGGTGAATCCAAAGAAGGCAATTGAAATCGGAGTTTTTACCGGCTACTCTCTTCTCCTCACGGCTCTCACAATTCCTGATGATGGCAAG ATTACGGCCATAGACATCGACCGAAAAGCATACGAAATGGGGTTGCCAAGTATCAAAAAAGCTGGCGTCGAAAACAAAATCGACTTTATTGAGTCCCCAGCTATGCCAATTCTTGATAAACTCTTAGAAGAC TTTCTTGTACTTGAAAATTGGTACTGCTTCATGCATGTTTTTCTGCAGACAGAGAAGGAAGGGAGTTTCGACTTTGCTTTCGTTGACGCAGACAAGAACAACTACTGGAACTACCACGAAAGGCTAATGAAACTGATTAAGGTTGGCGGGATGGTAATGTATGATAACACACTCTGGGGAGGAACAGTTGCTTGGCCGGAAGAGGATGTTCCGGAGGCCAAAAGGGAGTGGCGGCGGTGTGCAATTGAGTTTAATGAATTGGTTTCCGCTGACGCTCGCGTCGAAATTTCCCAGGTTCCATTGGGCGACGGGATCACAATCTGCAGGCGCGTTTGCTGA
- the LOC126597168 gene encoding uncharacterized protein LOC126597168 isoform X1 produces the protein MLHKSFKPAKCKTSLKLAVSRIKLLKNKKDAQVKQIRRELAQLLETGQDRTARIRVEHVVREEKTKAAFELIEIYCELIAARLPMIESQKNCPIDLKEAITSVVFASPRCADIPELIDVRKHFTAKYGKEFISNAVELRPDCGVSRMLVEKLSTKSPDGPAKMKILAAIAEEHNVKWDPEALEEKESKPPEDLLQNGSNTFGRIPAEPYLGPPPPNHDVKAPSNAQVPPQNYGNYGPPSNFNEQNARSSPRFQDSASSNVSSNKATTSGSFHSEVRSSGNQNDRMEYRHLSPEDGSSSSPGRQSWNMHFKDAASAAQAAAESAEMASMAARAAAELSRKHSSESRDKFSQSASLASSRTSTNAPSASSHQMQDRYPHQMADRDSQNKSSETEKRDFTDEVRMKRQSSNTNVQASEMQSGVQPDNISHFDNVRSEEKPSRPSSQSNSMGEVSTKRQSSNTDVMYGSEMQTGNTPANMSYFGGMRSEEKSSRPSSQSNSSFGSEDQEDVLRGNLEDMRTGEQSMRSSSHSHSRNFSNDHENVSNGSVEESFVNDVNIFQSTKETKSYGKAALVFDDSGSDDDKSKFEVEDNKGQESSLFFPSPDRNSFSPSADLDPWSSRQQTDEVRFKSSSQLSSSSVKYLPPVFSENLAGSMDSPQPTDLLPVAFDASDGPSSDSEEELDKLAQSTVSKISPMQSQSASHRSLGSSSSEEIYVGSNRKPGLLPSFRNLESAEVPPEGSQRVENRTVQEENYDFDELPTGQPSVTLRKSGLDSNARDDVQASNLRQTMKDSEISEGFSCVEDTDNELSLGMLTGGLRNKGLRHPPYTKKLSGNSSSVKQDTGDTKVEQPSFFPSVRTSVVSEREQGSKRLIKERSTRTPVSYVASDDDSSEDELSHRTVRSSQDSIKLIQERSARTPVSYVASDDDSSEDEVSHRAVRNNQDSFNKKLGPEVKANSKSTFSFFDSEDSEPEEDLLTKISTSNARPSARLSRRTQPSSNSVRSSSSKTTVVSDVSGTSDYGKPSSKSSYATEIQLKPSSQTKSSDQEWNRPAEQAAPGPVRESKRVSPVETSNSNRNSSLRSFNSNETLPKPLSQTKSSERPRSQEWHKPVEQVVPKPMPESKRSSLVETSKSHGNPSSRSSYATESLPKPLSQTRSSEHPGSQEWHRPAEQAAPKPIRESKRSSPEDVKTSKSFGNSSSRTSYATETLPNPSSQTKSLERPGRQERQTPVEQAAPKPVLESRRSSSHVETSKPFAREQSSEISQKIETSKSSGSTESSSKEKASHVHPKLPDSDDIIAKFMALRKNRQ, from the exons ATGCTTCACAAGAGCTTCAAGCCTGCCAAGTG CAAAACGTCATTGAAGCTTGCGGTTTCGCGGATAAAGCTATTGAAGAACAAGAAGGATGCACAGGTGAAGCAGATAAGGAGGGAATTGGCCCAGTTGCTTGAGACTGGCCAGGACCGGACTGCGAGAATTCGG GTTGAACATGTGGTCAGAGAAGAGAAGACAAAGGCAGCATTCGAACTTATCGAGATATATTGCGAGCTTATTGCCGCACGCTTGCCTATGATTGAGTCACAAAA AAACTGCCCCATTGATCTGAAGGAAGCAATTACAAGTGTAGTATTTGCATCTCCAAGATGCGCAGACATACCAGAACTCATCGATGTTCGCAAGCATTTCACAGCTAAATATGGAAAGGAGTTTATCTCTAACGCTGTTGAATTGCGCCCAGATTGTGGCGTAAGTCGCATG TTAGTGGAGAAGTTATCTACCAAATCACCCGATGGCCCTGCCAAGATGAAAATCTTGGCTGCAATAGCAGAGGAACATAACGTCAAATGGGATCCTGAAGCACTTGAGGAGAAAGAGTCCAAGCCTCCAGAGGACCTGCTG CAGAATGGGTCAAATACTTTTGGTAGAATTCCTGCGGAACCTTATCTTGGCCCACCTCCTCCTAATCATGATGTCAAGGCACCTTCTAATGCTCAGGTTCCACCTCAAAATTATGGGAATTATGGTCCACCCTCGAACTTTAACGAGCAGAATGCAAGATCTTCACCTCGCTTTCAGGATTCTGCTTCTTCAAATGTTTCTTCCAACAAAGCAACCACATCTGGCTCATTTCATTCAGAAGTGAGATCTTCAG GAAATCAAAATGATAGGATGGAATATAGGCATTTGTCTCCTGAGGATGGAAGTTCTTCTTCACCAGGTAGGCAGAGCTGGAACATGCATTTTAAGGATGCTGCTTCTGCAGCACAGGCAGCTGCTGAATCAGCAGAAATGGCAAGCATGGCTGCCAGAGCAGCTGCTGAACTTTCAAGAAAACATTCTTCAGAGTCACGGGATAAGTTTAGCCAGTCAGCTTCCTTAGCTTCTAGTCGAACTTCCACAAATGCTCCTTCTGCGAGTAGTCACCAAATGCAAGATCGATATCCTCACCAAATGGCAGACCGAGATTCTCAAAATAAGTCATCTGAGACCGAGAAGCGTGATTTCACAGATGAAGTGCGTATGAAGAGACAGTCTAGCAACACTAATGTGCAAGCAAGTGAGATGCAAAGTGGAGTGCAACCAGATAATATTTCGCATTTTGACAATGTGAGATCTGAAGAGAAACCTAGTAGGCCGTCCTCCCAATCTAATTCTATGGGAGAAGTGAGTACGAAGAGACAGTCAAGCAACACTGATGTGATGTATGGGAGTGAGATGCAAACTGGGAACACACCTGCTAACATGTCTTATTTTGGCGGTATGAGATCTGAAGAAAAATCTAGTAGGCCTTCCTCCCAATCTAATTCAAGCTTTGGTAGTGAAGATCAGGAAGATGTTTTAAGAGGGAACTTGGAAGATATGAGGACTGGAGAACAATCTATGAGGTCCTCCTCTCATTCTCATTCAAGAAATTTTAGTAATGACCATGAAAATGTTTCAAATGGCTCTGTTGAGGAGTCTTTTGTTAACGATGTTAACATCTTCCAAAGCACAAAGGAAACAAAATCTTATGGAAAGGCTGCTTTGGTTTTTGATGACTCTGGTTCGGACGATGATAAAAGTAAATTTGAGGTGGAGGACAACAAGGGGCAAGAATCTAGTTTGTTTTTTCCTTCCCCTGATAGAAACTCATTCTCTCCTTCAGCAGATTTAGATCCTTGGAGCTCTAGACAACAGACGGATGAAGTACGATTTAAGTCCAGTTCACAATTAAGTTCTTCATCAGTGAAGTACTTGCCTCCTGTTTTTTCAGAAAATTTGGCGGGTTCCATGGACTCTCCACAACCAACTGATTTGTTGCCTGTTGCTTTCGATGCTTCAGATGGCCCAAGTTCAGACAGTGAAGAGGAGTTAGACAAGCTTGCCCAGAGCACAGTTTCTAAAATTTCTCCTATGCAGAGCCAAAGTGCAAGTCATAGGTCATTAGGATCTTCATCCTCGGAGGAGATATATGTGGGTTCTAACAGAAAGCCAGGGTTACTGCCTTCTTTTCGTAATTTGGAATCTGCTGAAGTACCTCCTGAGGGAAGCCAAAGAGTCGAAAATAGAACCGTCCAGGAGGAAAACTATGATTTTGATGAATTGCCGACTGGTCAGCCATCTGTAACGCTAAGGAAATCTGGATTAGATTCAAATGCCAGGGACGATGTTCAAGCATCAAATTTGCGTCAAACTATGAAAGATAGTGAGATTTCAGAGGGATTTAGTTGTGTAGAAGACACTGACAATGAGCTGAGCTTAGGGATGTTGACAGGTGGGCTGCGAAATAAGGGTTTAAGGCATCCACCGTATACAAAGAAACTATCAGGAAACTCTTCGTCTGTCAAACAAGATACTGGAGATACCAAGGTTGAGCAACCTTCCTTCTTTCCGTCAGTCAGGACTTCTGTTGTCTCCGAAAGGGAGCAAGGGAGCAAAAGACTGATCAAGGAACGGAGCACACGAACCCCCGTCTCATATGTGGCTTCTGATGATGATTCTTCAGAGGATGAATTGTCACATAGAACTGTTAGAAGTAGCCAAGACTCGATAAAACTGATTCAGGAACGGAGTGCAAGAACCCCCGTCTCATATGTGGCTTCTGATGATGATTCGTCAGAGGATGAAGTGTCACATAGAGCTGTTAGAAATAACCAAGACTCGTTCAATAAAAAATTGGGACCTGAAGTAAAGGCAAACTCCAAATCAACGTTTTCATTCTTTGATTCAGAGGATAGTGAGCCGGAGGAAGATCTTCTCACAAAGATTTCCACTAGCAATGCTCGTCCAAGTGCTAGACTGTCTAGAAGAACACAGCCATCTTCAAATTCTGTTAGAAGTTCTAGCTCAAAGACAACAGTTGTGTCTGACGTGTCAGGGACTTCAGACTATGGAAAACCCTCTTCAAAGAGTTCCTATGCCACTGAAATTCAACTAAAGCCCTCGTCCCAGACCAAGAGCTCAGATCAGGAGTGGAATAGACCAGCAGAACAAGCGGCTCCTGGACCAGTACGAGAATCCAAGAGGGTTTCGCCtgtagagacttcaaattcaaacaGAAACTCCTCTTTGAGGAGTTTTAATTCCAATGAAACTTTACCAAAGCCGTTGTCCCAGACCAAGAGCTCAGAACGCCCAAGAAGTCAAGAGTGGCATAAACCAGTAGAACAAGTTGTTCCTAAACCAATGCCAGAGTCCAAGAGATCCTCACTTGTGGAGACTTCAAAGTCACATGGAAACCCCTCGTCAAGGAGTTCATATGCCACTGAAAGTCTACCAAAGCCCTTGTCCCAGACCAGAAGCTCAGAGCACCCAGGAAGTCAGGAGTGGCATAGACCGGCAGAACAAGCAGCTCCTAAACCAATTCGAGAATCCAAGAGGTCTTCACCGGAAGATGTAAAGACTTCTAAGTCATTTGGAAACTCCTCTTCAAGGACTTCATATGCCACCGAGACTCTACCAAATCCCTCGTCCCAGACCAAGAGTTTGGAGCGCCCAGGAAGACAGGAGCGGCAAACACCAGTAGAACAAGCAGCGCCTAAACCAGTTCTGGAATCCAGGAGGTCCTCCTCGCATGTAGAGACTTCAAAGCCATTTGCAAGGGAGCAATCATCCGAAATTTCTCAAAAGATTGAAACATCTAAGTCCTCAGGTTCTACTGAGAGTTCATCAAAGGAGAAAGCTTCTCATGTCCACCCAAAGCTTCCAGACTCTGATGATATAATCGCCAAGTTTATGGCTCTTCGGAAGAATCGACAGTAA
- the LOC126597336 gene encoding probable phospholipase A2 homolog 1, with product MSSMPRDAGLRRMTRFAAALAVVIFSLAFVAHCSNNDSEVTCSRICVAENCNSVGIRYGKYCGVGWTGCPGEQPCDDLDACCKIHDDCVGKKGMTDIKCHEKFKRCIKKVHKSGKVGFSKQCPYDTAVPTMVQGMDLAILLSQFGNSKLEL from the exons ATGTCATCAATGCCGCGAGACGCCGGCCTCCGTCGCATGACACGGTTCGCCGCCGCGCTCGCCGTAGTTATCTTCTCCCTCGCCTTCGTCGCCCACTGTTCCAACAATGATTCCGAG GTGACTTGCAGCCGGATCTGCGTGGCGGAGAACTGTAATT CGGTTGGGATTCGATACGGGAAGTACTGCGGGGTAGGGTGGACCGGCTGCCCGGGAGAGCAGCCCTGCGATGATCTTGATGCTTGCTGCAAGATTCATGATGATTGTGTTGGCAAAAAGG GTATGACTGATATTAAATGCCATGAGAAGTTCAAGCGCTGCATAAAGAAAGTACATAAATCTGGGAAGGTTGGATTTTCTAAGCAGTGTCCTTATGATACCGCTGTGCCTACTATGGTACAGGGTATGGATTTGGCTATCTTACTGAGCCAGTTTGGTAACTCGAAGCTTGAACTGTGA